From Caballeronia insecticola, a single genomic window includes:
- a CDS encoding ABC transporter permease — translation MSGFQDLSLFDIALAAMLILVNGALSVALDLRLERKLLIAAVRTVVQLLLIGYVLGWVFAFNRWYVVLPLMALMTIIAGLAASDRGRRTYVGQRADSIVSIWGSSWLIGAFGLFVVIRIHPWYEPQYAIPILGMILGNTLTGVSLGIERMTEELTAGRAAVEMSLALGATRWEAAQGPARQAVRAGMIPTLNQMAVVGLVSLPGMMTGQVLAGQSPLQAVRYQIVIMFLIAAASGLGVVGAVVMTYRRLFSPDHRFMASKLVERQARKRGV, via the coding sequence ATGAGCGGCTTTCAGGATCTCAGCCTGTTCGATATCGCGCTGGCGGCGATGTTGATCCTCGTGAACGGGGCGCTCTCGGTGGCGCTCGATCTGCGGCTGGAGCGCAAGCTGCTCATCGCCGCGGTGCGTACTGTCGTGCAACTGCTGCTGATCGGCTATGTGCTCGGCTGGGTGTTCGCGTTCAATCGCTGGTATGTCGTGCTGCCGCTGATGGCGCTGATGACGATCATCGCCGGGCTGGCCGCGTCGGATCGCGGGCGGCGCACGTATGTCGGGCAACGTGCGGACAGCATCGTGTCGATCTGGGGCAGTTCGTGGCTGATCGGCGCGTTCGGGCTGTTCGTCGTGATCCGGATTCATCCGTGGTACGAGCCGCAATACGCGATTCCGATTCTCGGCATGATCCTCGGCAACACGTTGACGGGCGTATCGCTCGGCATCGAACGCATGACGGAGGAACTGACCGCCGGGCGCGCGGCGGTCGAAATGTCGCTCGCGCTCGGCGCGACGCGCTGGGAAGCGGCGCAAGGGCCCGCGCGCCAGGCCGTGCGCGCGGGCATGATTCCGACGCTGAATCAGATGGCCGTGGTCGGTCTCGTCAGCCTGCCGGGCATGATGACCGGTCAGGTACTCGCCGGGCAGTCGCCGCTACAGGCGGTGCGCTATCAGATCGTGATCATGTTTCTGATCGCGGCGGCGTCGGGGCTCGGCGTGGTCGGGGCCGTGGTGATGACGTACCGGCGGCTGTTCTCGCCGGATCATCGCTTCATGGCCTCGAAGCTCGTCGAGCGCCAAGCGCGCAAGCGCGGCGTTTGA
- a CDS encoding VOC family protein, with protein MQKISPCLWFDGNAEEVVNHYIGIFRNARIKEIMRHIETSPGPVGSVLAILFELEGEDFMALNGGPEFTFTPAISMFIKCETQAEIDHYWDKLLDGGQSMACGWLTDRFGVTWQVAPRRLPTMLQDPDPVKANRTMTAMRGMIKLDIAELERAYNGA; from the coding sequence ATGCAGAAGATTTCGCCCTGTCTATGGTTCGACGGCAACGCCGAGGAAGTGGTGAATCACTACATCGGCATATTCAGGAACGCGCGCATCAAGGAGATCATGCGTCATATCGAAACCAGTCCGGGACCGGTCGGCAGCGTGCTCGCGATCCTGTTCGAATTGGAAGGCGAGGATTTCATGGCGCTGAACGGCGGCCCGGAATTCACGTTCACGCCGGCCATTTCGATGTTCATCAAATGCGAAACGCAGGCGGAGATCGACCACTACTGGGACAAGCTGCTGGACGGCGGCCAGTCGATGGCGTGCGGCTGGCTCACCGACCGCTTCGGCGTGACGTGGCAAGTCGCGCCCAGGCGTCTGCCCACGATGCTGCAGGACCCGGACCCGGTGAAGGCCAATCGCACGATGACGGCGATGCGCGGCATGATCAAGCTCGATATCGCCGAACTGGAGCGCGCGTACAACGGCGCCTGA
- a CDS encoding biliverdin-producing heme oxygenase yields MSLDLLSRLKHETAACHARLENALDLMRDNLQRDEYIALLERFYGYVAPWEDAAAACLPASLAGFFDERRKAPLLAADLAALLGERRPVGSVPQADAVYDLPPMHNLGGAFGSMYVMEGSTLGGRFIAPHVAQQLDLPPGIGNAYFNGYGARTGSMWKAFRETAASVVPELQYDDAVQAAIATFDTLQSWLCPEAAELGCAQPAPRAAS; encoded by the coding sequence ATGTCACTCGACCTTCTGTCCCGCCTGAAGCACGAAACCGCCGCGTGTCACGCGCGGCTCGAGAATGCGCTCGACCTGATGCGGGACAACCTGCAACGCGACGAATACATCGCGCTGCTCGAACGATTTTATGGCTACGTCGCGCCTTGGGAAGACGCGGCCGCCGCATGCCTGCCGGCATCGCTTGCCGGTTTCTTCGACGAACGCCGCAAGGCGCCGCTTCTTGCCGCCGATCTCGCCGCGCTTTTAGGCGAGCGCAGGCCGGTCGGCTCCGTGCCTCAAGCGGACGCCGTCTACGATCTGCCGCCCATGCACAACCTCGGCGGCGCGTTCGGCTCGATGTACGTGATGGAAGGCAGCACGCTCGGCGGGCGCTTCATCGCGCCGCATGTCGCGCAGCAACTCGATCTGCCGCCGGGCATCGGCAACGCCTATTTCAACGGTTACGGTGCGCGCACGGGCAGCATGTGGAAGGCGTTTCGCGAGACGGCGGCGTCGGTTGTGCCGGAGCTTCAATACGACGACGCGGTGCAGGCTGCCATCGCAACGTTCGACACTCTGCAGTCGTGGCTGTGTCCCGAAGCAGCCGAACTCGGCTGCGCGCAGCCCGCGCCGAGGGCGGCTTCATGA
- a CDS encoding ATP-binding protein: MSGPSRDAHGPPDAEARRLTLSSGVANKDCDAEPIHIPGGIQPHGYVLTLDDDLHIVQASENLSALTGGPVETLLGQPLDAVLGAAGAQRIAQTAAMAALDDSPLYVGAIDVQPASSGDQPLRLDVTMHRHDSVLIIEMEAAASDGDAFAAMYPLVRTFARGLQDAASVQELAELAVREVRAITRFGRVILYSFDEEGRSHVLAEDRDESYASFLHQFFPASDIPRQARALYLKNRIRLVADVDYTLARLVPATNPLTGRPTDLTYTTLRSFSPVHLEYMRNMGTHASMSVSIVVRGQLWGLVSCHDHDARIVPFDTRVAVEHLGHMLSLQIEAKEERAEGEYLAGLRRTMGRLIGAMGEHKSFVAGLQSVPNDVLGFARSAGAAIVMDDQITLLGATPDEDTVRALTQWLAEHTSGVWATDSLARQWPPARAHVDSACGVLAVPVSQIFRNYLLWFRPEVMQTIKWAGEPVKIEDAAGASAPRTNFSPWLETVRGHSAMWRQGEIEIASELRGALLNIVLRRAEERAELATELTRANKELEAFSYSVSHDLRAPLRHIAGYGDLLREQEGERMSEKSRRFLNNMLDSARFAGTLVDDLLTFSQMGRAALRPAPVDLGLLVRSVVQEFETEASGRQIEWVIGELPHVTGDAAFLQLALRNLISNAVKYTRTRESAKIEIFANRTGDEYVIGVRDNGVGFDMKYGAKLFGVFQRLHRAEEFEGTGIGLANVRRIVERHDGRTWAEGRLGEGAVFYFSLPVAFRSINTAQGAQGASATQSRRNHA, translated from the coding sequence ATGAGCGGACCTTCACGCGATGCCCACGGACCGCCCGATGCCGAAGCGCGCCGGCTCACGCTCAGCTCGGGCGTCGCGAACAAGGACTGCGACGCCGAGCCGATCCACATTCCCGGCGGCATCCAGCCGCACGGCTACGTACTGACGCTCGACGACGATCTGCATATCGTGCAGGCCAGCGAAAATTTGTCGGCGCTGACGGGCGGTCCCGTCGAGACGCTGCTCGGTCAGCCGCTCGATGCCGTGCTCGGCGCGGCAGGCGCGCAGCGCATCGCGCAGACGGCGGCCATGGCGGCGCTCGATGATTCGCCGCTCTATGTCGGCGCGATCGACGTACAGCCGGCATCGTCGGGCGATCAACCGCTGCGACTCGACGTGACGATGCATCGGCACGACAGCGTATTGATCATCGAGATGGAAGCCGCCGCGTCGGACGGCGATGCATTCGCCGCGATGTATCCGCTCGTGCGCACCTTCGCGCGCGGGCTGCAGGACGCGGCAAGCGTTCAGGAACTTGCCGAGCTTGCCGTGCGCGAGGTGCGCGCGATCACGCGCTTCGGCCGCGTCATACTCTACAGCTTCGACGAAGAAGGCCGCAGTCACGTGCTCGCGGAAGATCGCGACGAAAGCTATGCGTCGTTCCTGCATCAGTTCTTTCCCGCGTCGGACATTCCGCGTCAGGCGCGCGCGCTGTATCTGAAGAACCGCATTCGCCTCGTCGCCGACGTCGACTACACGCTTGCGCGGCTCGTGCCCGCCACGAACCCGCTCACCGGCCGTCCCACCGATCTCACCTATACGACACTGCGCAGCTTCTCGCCGGTGCATCTCGAATACATGCGCAACATGGGCACGCATGCGTCGATGTCGGTGTCGATCGTCGTGCGCGGCCAGTTGTGGGGACTCGTCTCCTGCCACGATCACGACGCGCGCATCGTGCCGTTCGATACGCGCGTCGCGGTCGAGCATCTCGGGCACATGCTGTCCTTGCAGATCGAGGCGAAGGAAGAGCGCGCCGAAGGCGAATATCTCGCCGGCCTGCGCCGCACGATGGGCCGTCTGATCGGCGCGATGGGCGAGCACAAGAGCTTCGTGGCCGGCCTTCAGTCGGTGCCGAACGATGTGCTGGGCTTCGCGCGTTCGGCGGGCGCGGCTATCGTGATGGACGATCAGATCACGCTGCTCGGCGCGACACCCGACGAAGACACGGTGCGCGCGCTCACGCAGTGGCTCGCGGAACATACGTCGGGCGTGTGGGCCACCGATTCGCTCGCGCGGCAGTGGCCGCCGGCCCGGGCGCATGTCGATAGCGCGTGCGGCGTGCTCGCGGTGCCGGTGTCGCAGATATTCCGCAACTATCTGCTATGGTTCCGGCCCGAAGTCATGCAGACCATCAAGTGGGCGGGCGAGCCGGTGAAGATCGAGGACGCCGCGGGCGCGAGCGCGCCGCGCACGAACTTCTCTCCGTGGCTCGAAACCGTACGCGGGCATTCGGCGATGTGGCGTCAGGGCGAGATCGAAATCGCCAGCGAATTGCGCGGTGCGCTGCTCAATATCGTGCTGCGCCGCGCCGAAGAGCGCGCCGAGCTCGCGACCGAACTCACGCGCGCGAATAAGGAACTGGAGGCGTTTTCGTATTCGGTGTCGCACGATTTGCGCGCGCCGCTGCGGCATATCGCGGGATACGGCGATCTGTTGCGCGAGCAGGAAGGCGAGCGCATGTCGGAGAAGAGTCGGCGCTTTCTGAACAACATGCTCGACTCGGCGCGCTTCGCGGGCACGCTCGTCGATGATCTCCTCACCTTCTCGCAGATGGGCCGCGCAGCGCTGCGCCCCGCGCCGGTCGACCTCGGCCTGCTGGTGCGCTCGGTCGTGCAGGAGTTCGAGACGGAGGCGTCCGGGCGGCAGATCGAATGGGTAATCGGCGAACTGCCGCACGTCACCGGCGACGCCGCCTTCCTGCAACTCGCGCTGCGCAATCTCATTTCGAACGCGGTGAAATATACGAGAACGCGGGAATCGGCGAAAATTGAGATATTCGCGAACCGCACCGGCGACGAATACGTGATCGGCGTGCGCGACAACGGCGTTGGCTTCGACATGAAATACGGCGCCAAGCTGTTCGGCGTGTTTCAGCGCCTGCATCGCGCGGAGGAGTTCGAAGGCACGGGCATCGGGCTCGCGAACGTGCGGCGCATCGTCGAGCGGCACGACGGACGCACGTGGGCCGAAGGGCGGCTGGGCGAGGGCGCGGTATTCTATTTCTCGTTGCCGGTCGCGTTTCGCAGTATCAACACCGCACAAGGCGCGCAGGGCGCGTCAGCCACACAGTCAAGAAGAAACCATGCTTAA
- a CDS encoding VOC family protein, which translates to MSNPAVDRIPKDMHSLTPHLCCAGAAEAIEFYKRAFNAVELGRMPAPDGKLMHAMVKIGDSTLMLVDENPAFGILGPKAIKGSPVTIHLYVEDADAIVKQAADAGAKVIMPVAEMFWGDRYGRLEDPFGHQWSVATHVRDVSPEEMKDAMSKGCA; encoded by the coding sequence ATGTCCAATCCAGCCGTTGATCGCATCCCCAAAGACATGCATTCGCTGACCCCGCATCTGTGCTGCGCGGGCGCCGCCGAGGCGATCGAGTTCTACAAGCGCGCGTTCAACGCCGTCGAACTGGGCCGCATGCCCGCGCCGGACGGCAAGCTCATGCATGCAATGGTGAAGATCGGCGATTCCACGCTGATGCTCGTCGACGAAAACCCCGCTTTCGGCATCCTGGGTCCGAAGGCGATCAAGGGTTCGCCCGTCACGATCCATCTTTATGTCGAGGACGCCGACGCCATCGTGAAGCAGGCGGCCGACGCCGGCGCGAAAGTCATCATGCCCGTCGCAGAAATGTTCTGGGGCGACCGCTACGGCCGTCTGGAAGACCCGTTCGGTCATCAATGGTCGGTCGCCACGCACGTGCGCGACGTGAGCCCCGAGGAGATGAAAGACGCCATGTCCAAGGGATGCGCGTAA
- a CDS encoding ABC transporter ATP-binding protein, whose amino-acid sequence MATPHITTMPDATSPELVAAHGIVRRDAVRGTVLLHPTDFTLYAGERAAVTGPSGSGKSVLLRTLALLDPCDAGYIGWRGERIARARIPAYRRRVAYIAQRPAMLDGTVEDNLRYPFMLKTYRDVHFDRETAARLAEAAGRGADFLDKLAADLSGGEAQIAALVRVLQLAPDVLLLDEPTASLDPASARSIEALVSAWFDADPQRACIWVSHDPEQARRVATRHLTMNAGVLGGDLR is encoded by the coding sequence ATGGCCACTCCCCACATAACAACGATGCCCGATGCGACATCGCCCGAACTCGTCGCCGCGCATGGCATCGTGCGCCGCGACGCCGTGCGCGGCACCGTGCTGCTGCACCCCACCGATTTCACGCTGTACGCGGGCGAACGCGCGGCCGTCACCGGGCCGTCCGGCTCGGGCAAGAGCGTATTGCTGCGCACGCTCGCGCTGCTCGATCCGTGCGATGCCGGTTACATCGGCTGGCGCGGCGAGCGCATCGCGCGGGCGCGCATTCCGGCGTACCGGCGGCGCGTCGCGTATATCGCGCAACGCCCCGCGATGCTCGACGGCACCGTCGAAGACAATCTGCGCTATCCGTTCATGCTGAAAACCTATCGCGATGTGCATTTCGATCGCGAAACGGCCGCGCGGCTCGCCGAGGCGGCCGGACGCGGCGCCGACTTCCTCGACAAGCTCGCCGCCGATCTCTCCGGCGGCGAGGCCCAGATCGCCGCGCTCGTGCGCGTGCTGCAACTCGCGCCCGACGTGCTGTTGCTCGACGAGCCCACTGCATCGCTCGATCCGGCGTCCGCCCGCTCCATCGAAGCGCTCGTATCGGCCTGGTTCGACGCCGATCCCCAGCGCGCGTGCATCTGGGTTTCGCACGATCCGGAACAAGCGCGTCGCGTCGCCACGCGTCATCTGACGATGAACGCGGGCGTTCTCGGAGGAGACCTGCGATGA
- a CDS encoding hybrid sensor histidine kinase/response regulator, which produces MQPLHLLLVEDNALDAELTIAQLERADYAVDASIVYDAASFIAEIEKKRFDVILADFVMPTFSGIEALTIASERLPDTPFIFVSGLLGEEHAVDMLKRGATDYVLKQRLQRLPAVVRRAMRESAERSQRIAVERALRETETHFRLLIDALKDYAVITLDPEGRIRTWNAASERILGFPAQDVLGHSANIFYNQEDRETGVFETELETARREGSASDDRWLWRKDGHSFFASGVTTAIRSEHDELIGFSKIVRDATDAHMAADALRLAKDQAESANRAKDHFLAVLSHELRTPLTPILAAVRLLEMKHSLPREAHPTLDLIRRNVELEARLIDDLLDLTSIARGKLSLNFASVALDTLLTSALDMSEADLRTKGLTLDTHFDASRCVVLGDAARLQQIVWNLMKNAVKFTPAGGRIEVRTWNADLMTISVSVADSGIGISAEALPRIFSAFEQADDSITRSFGGLGLGLAIASTLAQKHGGTLSAYSEGREKGARFTLTLPLAKAQPEHADEPRVEAAHQEQGRALKVLLVEDNEQTSSAMAEVLEMLGHEVTVAVTVTSALECAARSAFDLLVSDIGLPDGSGLDIARAWQNLQPDKPSVAITGYGMDEDIRRCREAGFRDHLTKPVNFSRLEALIQSLAEQSSK; this is translated from the coding sequence ATGCAGCCGCTGCATCTGCTTCTTGTCGAAGACAACGCACTCGATGCGGAGCTGACGATCGCTCAACTGGAGCGCGCGGACTACGCGGTCGATGCGTCGATCGTCTACGACGCCGCGAGCTTCATCGCCGAAATCGAGAAAAAGCGCTTCGACGTGATCCTCGCCGATTTCGTCATGCCGACTTTTTCCGGCATCGAGGCGCTCACCATCGCGAGCGAACGCCTGCCGGACACGCCGTTTATCTTCGTGTCGGGATTGCTCGGCGAAGAGCACGCCGTCGACATGTTGAAGCGCGGCGCCACCGATTACGTCCTCAAGCAGCGTCTGCAACGTTTGCCCGCGGTCGTGCGCCGCGCGATGCGCGAAAGCGCCGAGCGGTCGCAACGGATCGCGGTCGAGCGTGCGCTGCGCGAGACCGAGACGCACTTTCGCCTGCTGATCGACGCGCTCAAGGATTACGCCGTCATCACGCTCGATCCGGAAGGGCGCATTCGCACGTGGAACGCCGCGTCCGAGCGCATTCTGGGCTTTCCCGCGCAGGACGTGCTCGGTCATTCCGCGAACATCTTCTATAACCAGGAAGATCGCGAAACGGGCGTGTTCGAGACCGAGCTGGAGACGGCGCGGCGCGAAGGCAGCGCAAGCGACGACCGCTGGCTGTGGCGCAAAGACGGCCACTCGTTTTTCGCATCAGGCGTGACGACCGCCATTCGCAGCGAGCACGACGAGCTGATCGGCTTTTCGAAGATCGTGCGCGACGCCACCGACGCCCACATGGCTGCCGACGCGCTGCGGCTCGCGAAGGATCAGGCGGAATCGGCGAATCGCGCGAAGGACCATTTTCTGGCGGTGCTGTCGCACGAACTGCGCACGCCGCTCACGCCGATCCTCGCGGCCGTGCGTCTGCTCGAAATGAAACATTCGCTGCCGCGCGAGGCGCATCCGACGCTCGATCTGATCCGCCGCAATGTCGAGCTGGAAGCACGGCTGATCGACGATCTGCTCGATCTGACGAGCATCGCGCGCGGCAAGCTGTCGCTCAATTTCGCGAGCGTCGCGCTCGATACGCTGCTGACGAGCGCGCTCGACATGTCCGAAGCCGACCTGCGCACCAAAGGCCTCACGCTGGACACGCATTTCGACGCGAGCCGCTGCGTCGTGCTGGGGGACGCCGCGCGCCTTCAGCAGATCGTCTGGAATCTGATGAAGAACGCGGTGAAGTTCACGCCGGCGGGCGGGCGTATCGAAGTGCGCACGTGGAATGCCGACCTGATGACGATCTCGGTCTCCGTGGCGGACAGCGGCATCGGCATCAGCGCGGAGGCGTTGCCGCGCATCTTCTCGGCGTTCGAACAGGCCGACGACTCCATCACGCGCTCGTTCGGCGGTCTGGGGCTCGGCCTGGCGATCGCCAGCACGCTCGCGCAAAAGCACGGCGGCACGCTCTCGGCTTACAGCGAAGGCCGCGAGAAGGGCGCGCGCTTCACGCTCACGCTGCCGCTCGCCAAGGCGCAGCCCGAACATGCGGACGAACCGCGCGTCGAGGCCGCGCATCAGGAGCAGGGACGCGCGCTCAAGGTGCTGCTGGTGGAGGACAACGAGCAGACATCGTCGGCGATGGCCGAAGTGCTCGAAATGCTCGGCCACGAAGTGACGGTCGCCGTCACCGTCACGAGCGCGCTCGAGTGCGCGGCGCGCAGCGCGTTCGATCTGCTCGTCAGCGACATCGGCTTACCGGACGGCAGCGGTCTCGATATCGCGCGGGCGTGGCAGAACCTGCAGCCCGACAAGCCGTCGGTTGCGATCACCGGCTACGGCATGGACGAGGACATCCGCCGCTGCCGCGAAGCCGGCTTTCGCGATCATCTGACCAAGCCGGTCAATTTCTCGCGGCTCGAAGCGTTGATTCAATCGCTGGCGGAACAGTCTTCGAAATAG
- a CDS encoding response regulator: protein MLKPILLVEDNPNDLELTLVALDKSQLANEVIVARDGQEAIDYLTCEGDWKDRAPGNPAVILLDLKLPKIDGLEVLDMVRSNASLKSIPVVMLTSSREEQDLVRSYELGVNAYVVKPVEFAEFVEAISDLGVFWAVLNEPPPGSTRFRRPPPAQ, encoded by the coding sequence ATGCTTAAACCGATACTTCTCGTCGAAGACAACCCGAACGACCTCGAGCTCACGCTCGTCGCGCTGGACAAGAGCCAGCTCGCCAACGAGGTGATCGTCGCGCGGGACGGTCAGGAAGCCATCGACTATCTCACCTGCGAAGGCGACTGGAAGGATCGCGCGCCGGGCAATCCGGCCGTCATCCTGCTCGATCTGAAGCTGCCGAAGATCGACGGTCTCGAAGTCCTCGACATGGTGCGCTCGAACGCGTCGCTGAAGAGCATTCCCGTCGTCATGCTGACTTCGTCGCGCGAGGAGCAGGATCTCGTGCGCAGTTACGAACTCGGCGTGAACGCGTATGTGGTGAAACCGGTGGAATTCGCCGAGTTCGTCGAGGCCATCAGCGACCTCGGCGTATTCTGGGCCGTGCTGAACGAACCGCCGCCGGGCTCGACGCGCTTTCGTCGTCCGCCGCCCGCGCAATGA